The following DNA comes from Miscanthus floridulus cultivar M001 chromosome 5, ASM1932011v1, whole genome shotgun sequence.
GACAATGACCAAACGATTTCTCAATGAAAAATACGAGCATAATGGAACACACTTGTTGAGCCGTTCAGACCAGCATCGCGGCCCACGACAACATCACCGTCCGAAGGATCGGACGCCCGCTTCTAAGGATTTCCATTTAACTTTTGTAGATTAGTGTCTATGTATATAGCaaaatacttagaaaagttaaaacATCCTACAATATAAAGCGAAGGGAGTATAAAATAACTCCAGGCCTATGCGACCTCTTCATTTGGAGTTTTCTTAGTTTTTTCGGTTTTCTTTATATTTCTTTGCGATCAATGAGATTAAAATACCATTTTCTTAGAATTGATCGATCGTCCATCGGTCTCCGCGACGACATCCCACACCCCACGCCTGGTTTGCAGGAGCTCCCCTTTCTCATTCTTCTTAATTTTTCAATGAAATGATTCTAGCAGGGGGCACGACGAAGAGCGGGTGAGAATTGATCCTGAAGTAATTATAGTGATGATTGAATGGGGAGCGGTAGGGATTGGTGGAGAGCGGTTGTTTAGCTCTTAGCTTAGCGTAAATGGAGAAGCGATTCTCGTCAGTTTTTATCATAATCTAGTTGTATTTTAAGCATTTGATACCACAGAATCCGCTTCAAAGAAACTAGGAGTGGAGCTCTGCTAAACTGGCCAGTAATATGCAGCTTGTCTAATCTTCCCCAAAGTTCGTGACGAATGTTGAGCCGCCAACTCTTGGGCCATAAGCCTTGGCAAGTcaacaatcagcctgttcgtttattggtttcagtcagggcttatcagtcagccaacagtatttttctctcacaataaaccagcatcagtcgagcttatcagcccagaaatcaaccagcgaacaggctgaatagctCATCACTCAAAACTCTTTTTTATCTGAAAGGGTCACTCATAGACTCTGGGTACAAAAAGGGCAGCGGCATGAGGCATCGAATATCTAGAGAAGCATAATCTGCATATCACTActattctttcttcttcctccctgcCTCCCTCTCTCTTGAACACGAATCTTGTAATTCTAGTATCTTATCTTCACTACTGGAAAACTGTACTTTGACCGAGTGtctgagactttgccgagtgctttttatcggggcactcggcaaagaaatattttgccgagtgccgcactcggtaaaataaagcactcggcaaagatggctttgccgagtgccaggcattcggcaaagcctggctctcggcaaatctgggctttgccgagtgccgcagcactcggcaaaagtcccactcggcaaaaggtggccggcccgtgatggcggccacctgccgtcagattttgccgagtgcctaacggatggcactcggcaaatttttttttattatttttaaaaacttattttgccgagtgtaagccttgggcactcggcaaatttttttttatttttttaaaacttattttgccgagtgccagcgtcaggcactcggcaaattttttttttaatttttgaaaattaactttgtcgagtgccccctgggccggcactcggtaaaggccactttgccgagtgtcccccatggcactcggcaaattttttttgtttttttgattttgggcccaaattttttttatggctttgtgacagtatttcaaactctattctAAAATTTGggtcaattttgacttttttttgatatatttcattagtttatttcgtttcatcTAATTTTTTGGgacatttcaaatttgaactgcaggtacatggaataatggactttggtcatccaaaaattaatactcatgatatttagggtatgtttaggccgtatccaggaagtcacatgaaatctcgagcatctcgttgacgtaacatgtcgaggtacttgccggaaatgtgattttaaattatataaaatgcaaacgaagttcgaaaatcacgaaacttgtcgaggcgtcgtgttatcacatgtggaggctgtggtaaaaaaattgtaaatgtttcgagcaagttatgacgtcggatgccaaaaacccagacatctccacatgtgatcacttcgtttcacatgtggagatgtctgggtttttagCATCCGACGTCACTACTTGCTCGAaatcttctcaattttttaccacagcctccacatgctaTAACACGACGCCtccacaagtttcgtgattttcggacttcgtttggattttatataatttaaattcaCTTTTCCTGCAACtaactcgacatgttacgtcaacgagatgctcgagatttcatgtgactccctcgatacggcctcaacatacgctaaatatcatgaatattaATTTTTGGATGATCAAATTCCATTATTCCAtggacctgcagttcaaatttgaaatacgccgaaaaaatcaaagaaacgaAATAAATTAATGAAATATACCTAAAAAATCAAAATTTCACTAAATTTTAGAGTAGAGCTTTAAATACTGTCACAGGgctacacaacaaaatttgggtccaaaataaattttttttttgccgagtactatggagagcactcggcaaaaatgtctttgccgagtgccagacccagaaggcactcggcaaaatttgttttcagaaaataaaaaaaaaattacgAGTGTCCAAAaataacactcggtaaaagtgtttttttttaaataaaaacagattttgccgagtgcccggtcCGGTGCGTACTCggtaaacaaaataaaaaaaaaacgccCGCGGCCTAAATGGCCCAACCGGCCCACCCTCACCCCTCCCTCCAAACCCTATCTTCAGCCGCCGGTGCCCCCGACCCCCgcacgcgccgcgccgccgccacatCGCCGCCCGCCGCCCACCGCGCCGCCCGCCGCAGCAGCGCGCCTCCGCGCAGCCCGCCCCCgcagcgccgcccgcccgcccgcgcagCCCGCCCCCGCAGCGCCGCCCGCCTGCCGCCGCAGCGCCTCCGCGGGCGCCACCTCCCGCCCGCGCGCGCCTCCGCGTGCGCCGCCGCGCTCGCGCCGCacgcagcagcagcgccgcccgcCGCAGCGCCGCGCCCCCAGCCCATCCCCTTGGCCGGCGCAGGCCACCCCTCCCCTGCCCATCGCCGCGGCCCCCGGCCATCCCCGCGGCCCCAGGCGAGTATCTAATCAACCGTCGCTGTTGCGTCCTAgaatggaggaggtggaggcggcaAGCAGCAGTACGGGTTCCGGCCGACTGAGCCCGTCGGGTTCGGCGGCGCCGGCAGGGGCGACGCCGTCGTGGACGTCCCGCTCGAGACCATGGGGGTAATAAGGCGCTTCATCCACACGCTGCTCCCCCTTTTTCCTCAGTTGCTATTCGTGGGCTAATCCCAGTGTTTTGGGGTCGGTGTCGGCGCGCAATGCAGGACTCGAAGAGCAAGGCGAGGGAGTTCTCGTCGTGGGAATCAGATCTGAAGCGGCGAGAGGCGGTGGTTTTTTTTTGTCCTCCATTTCCACTTTCGAACTTTTAGTTGGCTGTTTGATCGGTGGTGTTCTCATGGCTTCTGTTTTGTGGCTGTAGGATATCAAGAGGAGGGAGGAGGCGCTGAAGAATGGTGCgtcactattttttttctttctagtgTCAGACTGTCAGTGGTGTTTGAGTTGTCACTTGTTTCAACTTAAATATGATCGTTGGCATTTCCCCCCATTTTGCTTGGTGCAGCTGGCGTGCAGATGGAGGAGAAGAACTGGCCACCATTCTTCCCCATCATCCACCATGACATTGCCAATGAGATACCAGCCAATGTGCAGAAGTTGCAGTATCTTGCATTTGCAAGCTGGCTTGGTATGTTGGCATGGACCATTTTGTTGCACTGTGATTACTAGTAACAAGTCATTTTCTTATCTAGGTGGGGTTGCAGAAGCAGGCAATTAGGGGTACAAGTCTACTAGATATGGTGTATTTGAAAGGTGGCTAGCAGTGATTGTTCATGCTTTTGATTTGTGTTAATATAAAATTGCAGGAATTGTGCTTTGCCTGTCCTGGAACTTCATTGCTGTCATAGTCTGCTGGATCAAGGAGGGAGGTGGTTCATGGTTGTCTGTAAATGCTGGTGTACTCTATACATTAAATAGTTGGCATATCTTATGCTTGCAGATTCAAAGTTGTTTTTCCTTGCAACAATCTATGCTTTGCTTGGAATTCCTCTGTCATATTTGATATGGTATAGGCCACTCTACCGTGCAATGAGGTATGCCGTGATCATTTTTGGAACTCCTTAATATGGATAAATTTCGCGTTGTAGTACATTTAGATGAGCCCATCGTAGAGCGTTTTCCATCAGTGCATATTGCAATTGCGTAAATTAATACGTGCCCATCCTAGAGTCTTTTGCATCAGTGCATATTGCAAAGCAAGTTCTTGTGTGAATATAGTATATGCGGACTTGGGAAGTGTTCCATCAGTGCGTATTGCAACGCAAGTTCTTGTGTAAATATAGTATATGCGAACTTGGGAAGTGTAGTGACTATTTTCATGTACCAATTAGCGAGGCACGGTATATTTGTCCCTATTATATTTAGGCACCAAACATTGATGTGGCTCGAATTCTAGTATAAGATTGTTAAGTGGAACTTTACTATAGTTATGATATACATTTCTGGAACCAAGATGCTTATATTTATAAGTCTTTGCTTTGCTGCATGATGCTTTGTATTTGACACTCTCATTAACTTGTTAAACAGGACTAACAGTGCTTTCAGTTTTGGATGGTTTTTCCTGTGTTACCTGGTAAGATCTAATTTGCAAGTTTATTTTGCATGATTAACATTTCAGTTCAACTACTTTAGTAGTTGTCACTTTTCATTTAGCACAGATGAGGTCATTTTTTGCAATTATGTCTGGTGCAGATCCACATTGGTTTTTGCATAATTGCTGCCATTGCTCCACCAATTGTATTTCATGGGAAATCATTAACGTAAGTTTGCCACTCTGTCATGGTCGGGCGCACGTATGTGAGAAGGCGTCGGGCCCGTGACGTGCGCCGCGCCCTGGAGCGGGCAGCAGCCGCGCAGGAGGACGCACAGGGCATAAGCAACGCTGGTGGCTAGGAAGGAAAGTAGGATAGCTTTCTGTTATTTGTTCCTAAGATTAAGGAGATTGTTGCTCCTTTTAGTTGGGCCTTTTGCCATATATTAGTGTAACCACACGTTGGAAATCAATCAAGCATTATCAGCCTATCTCCTACCTCTTTCTCTCTAAGCCGGCAACTAGGGGGCATAACCCGGTTGACGaagacggcggcggcgtgggggcATAACCCTGTCGGCGACGACGGATCGTGACTACGAGCTTCGCAGTCGAGGTCCAGCTATCTTGGGCGTCactgcccttgacaacctggtatcacggtcaCGCCGATCCTCTCCCGCTCGCTCCAGCCcgcccaccaccgccgccgacgcAACCTCGCCCCCATCGCCCACCGCCTCTGCGCCCAGTCCAGCCACCATGTCTGAACCCACCCTCGCCGAGGTCATGAACATGCTGAAGGCCATGAACGCCGAGCTGACGACCTTGAAGTCTGACATGGCGGCCATGAAGGACAAGTCCTCATCGTCTTCCGGCGGCAGCGACAACTGTCGCCTGGACGAGCCACGTGATCAAGACTTCCACCCAAAACACAGGAAGTGGGATTTTCCCCGCTTCGACGGCACGACCGACCCAATGCTCTTCCTCAACAAATGCGAGGCCTATTTCCGCCAACACCGTACCATGGGGGAGGAGCGCGTGCGCATGGCGTCGTACTACCTGGACGACATCGCGCAGTTGTGGTTCACCCAGCTCCAGGATGACGAGGGCACGCCGCCGTGGGGTCATTTCAAGGACCTCCTCAATCTGcggtttggcccacctctccgatccgCCCCGATGTTCGAGCTCGCCGAATGCCGGCGCACCGGGACAGTGGAGGAGTACGCCAACCGTTTCCAGGCCCTCCTCCCGCGTGCCGGCCGACTTGACGAAGCGCAGCGCGTCCAACTCTTCACCGGCGGCCTCCTTCCGCCGCTCAACCACGCCGTCCGCATCCACAACCCGGAGACGCTCGCGGCGGCCATGAGCCTCGCCCGCCAGGTCGAATTGATGGAGCTCGAGCGGGTGCCAGCCGCTCCAGCCCGAGCCGCGCCACGCGCGGTGCTACCGGCCCCGGCGATCCGCCACGCGCCTGCCGCCGTTCCAGCGGCACCCGTACTACCGGCGCCCGCTGTACAGGCCCTGCCGGCACCGCCGATCCGAGGAGGAGCAGCCAATCCGGTGCGGCGTCTCTCGCCCGAGGAACAAGCGGAACGGCGTCGCCTGGGTCTCTGCTACAACTGCAACGGGCCGTACTCGCGGGGCCATAACCGCACATGCCGTCGTATCTTCTACATCGACGGCGTCGAGCTGGACGAGGGAGGCGCGGACGAGGAAGCCCCGGTGTTTTCCCTGCACGCGGTCGCAGGCATTCCCGGCAGCAACACGATCCAGCTCCGGGTACGAGTTGGAGTGGCCGACTTCATCGCGCTCATCGACACCGGCTCCACGCACAGCTTCATTGGGGAGGACGCCGCCCGACGCGCCGGTGTTCCCATCGAACCGCGCCCTCGGCTCACGGCAACCGTGGCAAACGGCGAACGTGTCTCCTACCCCGGGGTGCTCCGCCACGCTCCAGTGCTCATCGATGGCTTGGAGTTCCAGGTCGATCTATTTATTATGCCCCTTGCAGGCTATGACATGGTGTTGGGCACCAATTGGATGGCGCCACTGGGGGACATCGTGTGGAACCTGGCGGATGGCACCATGGCGTTCCAGCATGCGAGCAGGTCCGTCTGCTGGCACGGCATCGCTCCCAAGGCTCCTGCCCGTCTACACGCTACTGAGGCCGCAGAACCATTCCTCGACGCGCTCCTGGACGACTTCCCCGACGTCTTCGACGCGCCGAGTGGCCTGCCTCCGGAGCGGGGCTGGACACACCGCATCGTCCTCAAGCCCGGCGCGGCTCCCGTGGCGGTCCGCCCGTACCGGTACCCGGCTGCACACAAAGATGAGCTAGAGAAGCAGTGCGACGCAATGATCGCCCAAGGCATCGTCAGGCGTAGCGACTCCGCTTTCTCCTCCCCGGTCCTCCTCGTCAAAAAGCCGGATGGATCGTGGCgattctgcgtcgactaccgcgaGCTGAACGCGCTTACGGTGAAGGATGCGTACCCCAtccccgtcgtcgacgagctGCTGGATGAGCTTCATGGTGCCcggttcttcaccaagctcgacttacgctccgggtaccatcaggtgcgcatGAGGACGGAGGACATCCACAAGACGGTGTTCCGCACACACGACGGCCTCTACGAGTTCTTGGTGATGccgttcgggctgtgcaacgccccGGCGACATTCCAGGCCCTCATGAACGACGTACTGCGTCCCTTCCTTCGTCGCTTTGTACTCGTTTTCTTTGACGATATATTGGTCTACAGCAAGTCATGGGCGGACCACCTCCGGCACCTCCGAGCGGTCCTCAAGGAGCTACGTCGCCATGTTCTCTTCGTCAAGCGCTCCAAGTGCGCGTTCGGGGTACCTTCGGTCGCCTACCTCGGCCACACGATCTCGGCGGCGGGTGTGGCCATGGACTCGGCCAAGGTACAGGCCATACACGACTGGTCGGTGCCTCACTCGGCGCGGGCGGTACGGGGCTTCCTCGGCCTGgcgggctactaccgcaagttTATCCACAACTACGGCGCCTTGGCGGCACCACTCACCGGCCTGCTCAAGGAGGGCTTCTCGTGGAGTCCGGAGGCCGCCGCGGCATTCGCAGACCTCAAGGCCGCCGTGACTGCAGCACCGGTCCTGGCCATGCCCGACTTCGCCAAGCCGTTCGTGGTCGAGTGTGACGCGTCGTCCCACGGCTTCGGGGCTGTGCTCATCCAAGACGGGCACCCGATCGCTTTCTTTAGTCGGCCGGTGGCGCCGCGACACCGCGCTCTTGCGGCCTATGAGCGCGAGCTCATCGGGCTGGTCCAGGCTGTGCGACACTGGCGCCCGTATCTCTGGGGACGCCGCTTCAGCGTCAAGACGGACCACTACAGTCTAAAGTATCTGCTGGACCAGCGCCTCGCCACCATCCCGCAACACCATTGGGTTGGCAAACTGCTGGGCTTCGATTTCTCCATCGAGTACAAGCCGGGCGCTGCGAACGCCGTGGCAGACGCGCTGTCCAGGCGGGACACTGAGGACGGGGCGCTGCTCGCTCTCTCGGCCCCCCGCTTCGACTTCATCGACCGCCTGCGCCAAGCCCAGCTCGACGACCCGGCCCTCGTCGCCCTCTAGGCTGAGATTACAGCCGGGTCTCGCCAGGCGCCTTGGACGCTTGTTGACGGCATGGTccagttcgccggcaagctgtaCATCCCGCCCACCTCTCCGCTGCTCCAGGAAATCATGGGGGCGGTCCATGCGGACGGCCACGAGGGCGTCCAGCGCACCTTGCACCGGCTACGGCGCGACTTCCACTTCCCCAACATGAAGCAACGGGTGCAGGACATGGTGCGCGTGTGCGCTGTGTGTCAACAGTACAAATCAGAGCACCTTCAGCCGGCGGGCCTGCTCCTTCCGCTGCCGGTGCCACAGGGTGTCTGGACGGACATCGCGCTCGATTTTGTGGAGGCCCTCCCTCGCGTCCGCGGCAAGTCAGTGATCCTCACCGTGGTGGATCggttcagcaagtactgccattTCATTCCGTTGGCGCATCCATACTCCGCTGAATCCGTTGCCCAAGCTTTCTTCACCGACATCGTTCGTCTACACGGCGTTCCTCAGTCCATCGTCTCTGATAGGGACACAGTCTTTACATCCTCCTTTTGGCAAGAGCTCATGCGACTGATGGGCACCAAGCTACATATGACGACGGCGTTCCACCCCTAGTCCGATGGGTAGTCCGAGTTGGCCAACCgcgtcatcatcatgtacctgcGGTGCCTGACGGGGGATCGGCCTCGCCAATGGGTCCGTTGGCTGCCGTGGGCGGAGTACCTCTTCAACACGGCGTACCAGTCATCCCTGCGGGACACTCCTTTCCGCGTGGTGTACGGGCGCGACCCGCCCTCGATCAGATCCTATGAGCCGGGCGACACCAGGGTGCAGGCGGTCGCCACGACTATGGAGGAGCGCGCGGAGTTCCTGGCCGACATCCGCTaccgcctagagcaagcgcaGGCCACGCAGAAGCTGTACTACGACCGCAACCATCGCCCCGTCAGTTACCAGGTCGGTGATTGGGCTCTACTTCGTCTCCGGCAGCGCTCGGCGTCTTCGCTGCCTCAAGCTGTGGGCGGCAAGCTCAAGCCTCGTTTCGTCGGGCCATACCGCGTCATTGAGCTCATCAACGATGTTGCCGTCCGTCTTGCTCTTCCGACGGGCGCTCGTATTCACAATGTTTTCCATGTGGGCCTCCTCAAGAAGTTCCTAGGAGCTCCACCAGCGGAGACACCACCGTTACCCCCGCTCCGTCATGGCGCCATAGAGCCGGAGCCTGAGCGCGCGGTGCGCTACCGTCTTGCCCGCGGCGTTCCGCAGGTGCTCATCAAGTGGAAAGACTGTTCAGCGGCGTCGTCTACTTGGGAGGACACCGCCATGTTCCGCGCCAGGTTCCCCtctttccagctcgaggacgagctgactCTCGACGGAGAGGGAGATGTCATGGTCGGGCGCACGTATGTGAGAAGGCGTCGGGCCCGTGACGTGCGCCGCGCCCTGGAGCGGGCAGCAGCCGCGTAGGAGGACGCACAGGGCATAAGCAACGCTGGTGGCTAGGAAGGAAAGTAGGATAGCTTTCTGTTATTTGTTCCTAAGATTAAGGAGATTGTTGCTCCTTTTAGTTGGGCCTTTTGCCATATATTAGTGTAACCACACGTTGGAAATCAATCAAGCATTATCAGCCTATCTCCTACCTCTTTCTCTCTAAGCCGGCAACTAGGGGGCATAACCCGGTTGACGaagacggcggcggcgtgggggcATAACCCTGCCGGCGACGACGGATCGTGACTACGAGCTTCACAGTCGAGGTCCAGCTATCTTGGGCGTCACTGCCCTTGACACACTCCTTTTATCTAAAGTAATCAAAGCCATCAGTAGTTATGGGCTTGGGTGGGTAAGCACCATTGCGGTGATAGCCAGTGATGGTGGCTGCTGGGAAAGGAGAAATCAATAAATCATAGATTGGGATCACAGATTTAGGAGGAGAAACTAGGTGTGGTTCTTCTCAAccacatccatctccaactgcatcgcggcgctcCATGCcgtgtgtctctcggcctctgcaaacgaccgagctggcagagacaagggagacgcaagcacacctgaccgcagagctggaggccacgaagaagcagatggcggacatgtatcagatcatgcaaaccatcgggcaagcatcgggtgtccaagtgcagttgccagctccagctccggtccttcaccgcagttcggggggccacacctgcagtctccgtcgccgcagtagggatgt
Coding sequences within:
- the LOC136454500 gene encoding secretory carrier-associated membrane protein 6-like, with the protein product MAQPAHPHPSLQTLSSAAGAPDPRTRRAAATSPPAAHRAARRSSAPPRSPPPQRRPPARAARPRSAARLPPQRLRGRHLPPARASACAAALAPHAAAAPPAAAPRPQPIPLNGGGGGGKQQYGFRPTEPVGFGGAGRGDAVVDVPLETMGDSKSKAREFSSWESDLKRREADIKRREEALKNAGVQMEEKNWPPFFPIIHHDIANEIPANVQKLQYLAFASWLGIVLCLSWNFIAVIVCWIKEGDSKLFFLATIYALLGIPLSYLIWYRPLYRAMRTNSAFSFGWFFLCYLIHIGFCIIAAIAPPIVFHGKSLTFRRRN